The Henningerozyma blattae CBS 6284 chromosome 7, complete genome region AGATTAGAACCTTTTGACGAAATATACCTCTTACAGCTGTCATTACAACCAATAAAACGCGAGCTTAGACTTGACGCAGTACTAGATGAAACTGCAAGATTCAGGTTAACTGAACGAGATCTTACTGTTGACCTCAACATAGctgaatattattgataagaTAGTAATTGACTATCCGTAATTATCTATATGaatattgctattattcAGGATATTATctcatcttttaaattagtCTATATTAAAAGcttaaatcaaatttttcacgAATTCctatattgatattttttctttcagGCAATACCTAATTTTGGAATCGCTTTACGACTTCTAGAAGGCCGGGTAAAAGTATTTTGCTGTCCGCTCATATCCTACACTACATGATAGGTAATActgaaatttaaaagtgtaagtataaaattaaatatgttaaagtaatgaaaaattattaagacAATAATAAAGGATGAAGTTTCAGGTAtcgaatttgaattaaattaaattatatatagtAGTATAATAGACACTCAAATATGGTtacatataaatatattcagAGAATACACCAATATAGATCCACATGCTTGGCTTGTCgagtaataatagtaaataGGAATAGGTAGATACTAGAgcattcaaaatattagttATAAAATTCTCAATATTATAAGATCATGTAATGATTCACTATAGTATGGTATAATATGGTATTGAATGGTATTAACAGTTAGAATGAGAGATATAGTATTGTGTGAAATATGAATCTGATTGTTTAATGGAGAGAAGTAATAGCAAGGAAGAGGATAAAAATGAAGGAAAAGAATAAggataaaaaatcaaatcaaaatataatacaatGCTAAGTAATCTGCTTATTCAAAAGATTCTGCCATTTGTTGATCTTGTTGTGGAATAGGTTCTGGCTCATTATCGTACACTTCGTCATTTAAGTCTTCATCACCAACAGTAGCTTCTTGATATTGTTGATATTCACTAACTAAATCATTCATATTAGCTTCAGCTTCTGTGAATTCCATTTCATCCATACCTTCTGTAGTATACCAATGTAAGAAAGCCTTTCTCTTGAACATGACAGAGAATTGACTGCCAACTCttctaaataattcttgaatAGATGTAGAGTTACCAATAAAAGTGGCAGACATATCTAAGCCCTTAGGAGGAACTGAACAGACAGATGTTTGTACGTTATTTGGAATCCATTCAACAAAGTATGAGGAATTTCTTGTTTGTACTTTTAAcatttcatcttcaacTTCTTTAACCGAAACTTTACCTCTGAAAAAGGCGGCAACAGTCAAATATCTACCTTTTCTTGGATCAGAAGCAGCCATCATATTCTTAGGATCAAACATTTGTTGAGTTAATTCTGGAACAGTCAAAGATCTAAATGATTGGGAACCCATAGCAGTTAGTGGAGCATAGCCAACCATGAAAAAATGTAAACGCGGGAATGGAACTAAGTTAACAGCCAACTTTCTTAGATCAGAATTTAGTTGACCTGGGTAACGTAGAGAAGTGGTAACACCAGACATAACACTGGAAACTAAGTTATTCAAATCATTGTAAGAAGGTTGTTGTAATTTTAGAGTTCTTTGACAAATATCATACAAGGcttcattatcaatacAGAAAGTTTCATCAGAATATTCAACCAATTGGTGGACAGAAAGAGTAGCGTTATAAGGTTCAACAACGGTATCAGAAGTCTTTGGAGAGGGGACAACAGAGAAAGTAGCCATCATTCTATCTGGGTATTCTTCTCTGATTTTGGAAATCAACAAAGTACCCATACCAGAACCAGTACCACCACCTAAAGAGTGAGTGATTTGGAAACCTTGCAAAGAATCACACCCTTCAGCTTCACGTCTAATAACATCCATAACTGAATCAACTAATTCAGCACCTTCAGTGTAATGACCTTTAGCCCAAACATTACCTGCTGAAGATTGGCCGAAAATATAGTTGTCAGGTCTAAACAAGTTTCCTAGTTCTGAGTTCTTAACGGTATCAATAGTACCTGGTTCTAAATCGACATTGACGGATCTTGGGACATATTTACCAGAAGAGGCTTCATTGAAATAAACACCTAGACGAGCTTTTTGAATATCATCAGTACCATGGTAGTTACCGTTGTAATCCAAACCGTGTTCACCACAGATTGTTTCCCAAAAGGCAGCACCGATTTGATTACCACATTGACCGGTTGAAATATGGATGATTTCtctcattttttttgttatatgTTATTATAGtctattgaattattttaattcaaatgtaATTCGTGGTATTGTTCCTTTTGATgcttataaatataaaattagatGTAGAtcgtaattttttttttttgatactTCAAACTCTAGACTGTAAACTTCTAATTTGATTCCAATATTCAAAACAGATAATATAACAACCAAAAAACAGTAaggtatatatatatatgaatgtGCTTATATTAatcttaaaaatttaaatcaaaaaaaaaatttataaaagcAGAAAACCGTATGCAACTGAAATGAGAATTCAGAtcaaagaatatttttattccaaTTGCTAACGTGTACTATTAAACTAAGGTTTAATCTAATAGGACCCACATACCTTCCCATTGATGAAAGATATTATGTTGATGGCGATCATGAGGATCTACTTGGTTAATGCCATCCAGAATTCAGAACCTGGGTAAATGATTCTTGGGCCAGTAACTTTGTTTGTTAGATTTCTGGTTAGTTTCATGTCGcgttttgttttgttttcgAGATTTGTGAGATAGCGGATTTCCTCATATTTCATATTCTCTGTTGACGCGATTCCCTTTTTGGGAATGCCGTCGTTGCAGATGACTTCATTTTCCTTCTTCGGAAGAATTGGTTATGTGATCACGTGATTGTTTGGGATTTTCGTGTTGAAACGCGTAAACAAAATGCACGGATGTATTGATTGCCGTAATAGGTAGATTTCCTTATTTTAGCCGCCGAAGTTggtatttttctttttcttcttcttttttgctttctttttcaactttactttttttatataactTTTCAGTAAAAGAATCTCAAAAAGCTCTTGGCGGCTAGAgtaaatctttattaagATAGCTCCTTTAAAAATATGAGATTTGCACTAATATTGAAGcattaaaaaatctttaaacTGATAAAGATTGAATTCTGCTGAAGATGAGTGAAGgcaatatttctaatttactTGAcactaatatttttgataacACTTCAAGAGACTATGGCACTTCAGATGAGAACTCTAGGGCGCCAACGACTACTCTATGTACTAGCAGACAGATAGTTAAGAACAATTCAGCTGCTAAACTAACAACTTTGAAGGgtaatcaaattaataacaaaaagAGAGTAGATAATTCCAACACCAGAAACACCTTCTCTAAACgaataaattcttctttattaaacCCTTTAATCTTTTCCAATACAAACTCAAGACTTGCTACACAAAAGCAATATAATGTAGCAACTAGAAACTCAAAATTGGCTTCAAAACAATCAAAAGCAATCAATACAAACAGAAACACAGCTATTTCtacaattttaaatcaaaattatccAATAATTTGTAGCATTTATGAAAATCCAAAGAGTATTGAGAATAAAATTGGAATGTCTATCGTAAATTATAATACAGGTGAATTGATATTATCTGAATTTTTGGATTCACAGATTTTTATCAGAACaattaatagattaaaaatttttaatcccattgaaattttattatcagcAAACTCAATCAAgccaatattttcaaaattagcaaatttaattaaacttaatattgatgattctgtgaaaataattgaaatcaataatttgaaaCTTTATAATTCAGAAGTTggtttacaaaatattactgGCTACACAATGGAATTAACTAAGGAATCAAAATCTACTAATTTGAACTTAAATTCAGAGGAGTATAAATTcgaagatattaaaaataaacacTTTGCCTTAATGGCAACGTCTGCCTTAATCAgatatattaatgattgtttaagtaaaaataatccCGCTATTTAccataaatttaaatattttagaattaaactagaaacaattgaaaatactATGCTAATTGATTCAAAAACTATTGCAGATTTACAATTAATCGAAAATAATACATCATCGagttctaataaaaatattaaaaatttaactgTGTGCAATTATTTAGACAAAACATGTACAAAAATGGGTAAAAGATGTTTCAggaataatttattacagcctttaattaatgaaaaattgataaatatgaGGTATGAAGCGGTAAAGGAGTTAGCAACTTTATGTGATCAAGATTTAGAAGGAGAAAATATTCTAGAACAACTTAGAGCAGTGTTAAAAGAGTTTCATGATTTGgacaaattattttcaaaattgttGACTGTAAATTCAATTGGAATTCAATCAActcaaaaattgaattatttaatttgtttaaagACAAATTTGCAAgcaattgataatttgaaaaatgtcTTAAATAGATACGCTGACAGcttaaattcttttattttgaaagaaataacaaaaatattgaataatgaaattactCAAGAAATTCGAGTACTCATTGACTCATCTTTGAATGATGATTGTACATGGGCTCATTCTCCGCTTGATttacaaaatcaaaaatgtTATGCTGTAAGGGCTGGAGCAAATGGCTTGTTAGACATTTCAAGACAAATCTATAAGAAGATAACAGACGAAATATTACAAGAAATAGAAGATTTGGAAGAAAATTACTCCTTAACGTTAGATCattcttttgataataCACGTGGTTATTatattagaataaaaaagacCACCATACTGTCGAATGATGACAATCTGCCatctgaatttttaaacattgtgaataaaaaaaattgcatTGAATGTAACACattaaaagttttaaaattaaatgccAGATTGAAAGAAGTAATTtcagaaataatattaataagtGAAACAGTGATAGAAGAACTTTTAAGTAACATTTCTAATAAGATTTCAACTTTATTTATGGTTTCTGAGGCAATCTCAATTCTTGATTTACTCACTTGCTTcactaataatttaaaaacattCAACTATTGTATTCCTGTATTATCAGATAAAATaatcttaaaaaattcaaggCATCCAATCTTAGAGCGTGAACTTAAAGATTTCATCCCTAACGATGTAACATCCATTAGACAAACTTCCTCTTTACAAATCATTACGGGTTATAACATGAGCGGGAAATCAGTGcttttaaaacaaatagCATTGCTAACAATAATGTCACAAATGGGTTCACCAATTCCAGCTGATTATGCTATGATGCcaatatttaagaaattacACACGAGAATTtgtaatgaaaattttgaagttaattcatctaatttttcCTTCGAAATGAAAGAAATGGCATATTTCCTTGATGATATTACGCCAGAAACTTTGCTTATTATCGATGAATTGGGAAGAAATTCAAGTATATATGATGGGTTCGCAATATCATTAGCAATAACTGAATTTCTCCTGCAGAAGAAATGTACTGTATTTTTGTCAACACATTTCCAAAATATTGCCCACatcttaaaaaataaacctTCTGTCCTTCATTTGCATATGGCGGCAGATTTATCTAgagataataaattaaaaatgaagtaTACAATTGGGAAAGAATACAACTATGTTGATAATCCTGGAATAAAGATAGtctcaaatttttttgaaccagaaattattgaagagGCATACAATATAGCAGCATTATTgcatttggaaaaaaaatcatccAATCCAAGCCAATGTACTGAATTTgaacaaaatcaaatacttgtgaaaaaattaaaaatgattcatAATTtagttgaaattttaaaagaattattgaGGCAGGATGATAAAGAACTCTGTTTAAAAACTCTCCAAGATACTCAGCTGGAATTCATCAAAAAATTCGATTTATGAAAGAAGaaccaaaaaattaaaaataatataatcaggcaaataattcaattcagaaaaaaattcataatATATAAGAATGTAATAAAAGTCAATGTagcaaaaatatataatatgtAATCTTTTGATACGAGAGcttgaaaagaaaaaataaaaataaaaaataaagatgtATATGTAAACATACATTTTGGGTAAACATGCACTCTAAGCATAATAACTTCTCCATAAAACACCTTCTAGATCTTGTAATTCATCCTGGGTAAATACCTGTTGATCAAATTTCCAGGTATCGGTTCTAACCTTTTTGAACTCACTGATCACATTTTTAGCAGTGCTTCCAGCAATACCATTTGTACGGGCCCATAAAGAAAGAATACTTAATTGCATTGGTATCCATCCGGGTAAAGGAAGTATATAAGGAAATGCAGAAATAATTGCCCCTAAACCAATCACAGCTCCATGTATTTTGGGATCTGATTTAGATAAGATTTGTCTTTCCTTTTTCTTATGATCTTTCAAAAGGTTATCAAACTCAGAGATCAATTCTAATACTGCATCACATCTTCCCAAATTATGAACAATATCAGATAACACTTCACCAGCTTTCATACGTACTTCGGCGTATTCTGCATTATATAAATTGTCTACAACATATTTTAATAgtccatttttttcagcTTGGTTTAATTGAAGTAATTgagaagaaaagaaatgtTGAACAAATCCTAATTGGATTCGAATTTGGTTAGAGGTAACCATGAGTTTCGACTTGCAAGTCAGGTTTATCATAGAAGgtatatcattttttctGATAGGCATGTAAGCAATGCCTAAATAAGCTTTCATTGGATCAATTCCAGCTAAGCTACAAAAATCTTTATGTTTAACCAATTCCATTAAAAATGGTGCAATAAAACCAGCAATATATGGAATTAATAAAACCTTATTTGGACCCTTGGCCATTTCAAGCGTCCAGCTATACATAGTGGCACTTAAGTAATAAAATCTTGTTTTTAGTACGTCTTGTGGTTTCAAAGTAAGAACATTTGGTAActcttcaataatttcgTAAAACTGAGTTTTAATCAACGCATCTAATTCTGAAGGAATAACTTTAATTGGAGTACCTAACCCATTaatgtttttgttttcacAAGTTAACAAATTTTTAGCATTTTCCTTAGAGAAATGactaaaattttgaataattgtTGTAAAGAGACGAGCAACAGCTTCTCGGACTTGATGGTAAGGATGATCAAATATCAGAGTTTTTACCAAATACTGTAAATCTGGAGATCTATATTCGGTAGAGCCtatcatatttttaagTAAAAGTATCCTATATGCTTGGTTTGCAGCTGCATTTGAggaaatatcaaaaaattttgacGTACGAGAAAAGTATTTGTAGAAAATAGGTATTCTTCTAACATCTACAACCGTTGGGATCCACCAGCAAAGCGTTCTCCAGATATCAAAGGAATCTTGATTGATTTCGCCACTTAAGCGTTCAGGTAGGAAACATTCTAAAAACATTTCTCGCTTTTGTAGCATACCAGGAGACATATACCTACTAGCACATAAAAAGGATGCAACTAGTTGAACAGACATGATCAAAGATGCTTTATCATATTTGTCATAATGAGTTTCACAAAGGTCGAATAAATCTTCTAGTTTTAACGTAGTATAGTTttgatcaattaaaaagatcaagattacaaaaaaagaaatatgtCCACTGctgaaagaaaattttcCTTCATTATCTTGGATCAAatcatcaataaattcCTTTAACCATTCTaaagttaataattttccaaatgTTTTCATTGCTTCCATTTCTTCAGTCTTAAACTGAAACGTATGTTGGGAACCTGATACAACTTTGATATTACGTCCCCAACAAAGCCATCCAacaaaagatttattatcaataaagTAGCTAGGactttcaaaattattcatttcattttcgAATGACTTAGGAAAAGAAGGAGCAAATGTAGCAATTTCATAAACAGAATTTATATCAGTATTTGAAGCATGGATATCCCTAATGTTGTAGTCGTAATCGCCCAAGGcaaaaattttttggaatattcTTAGGAAAGATTTCAACACAAGGGAAATTATTTCTGGATGTCTGATATAAGTTTGTTTGAACATTGACTCTACCACTTTATTATCTGTTTTAATACCataatttgattgaatttttgaaaaataacgAATGATaattagttttattttccagTTTACCGAATCAGTAGTTAGTATATGCAAAAGCTTATTTTGAAGTTCAACTAAAgtttggaaatattttttccttttattAGTTTTAGCTTTCTGAACAACTTTAATCTGAAGATCGATAGAATTATCTGGTGGTCTAAAAGTATCGAACAGCCTATCATCAATGATACTGACAGCAGATGGTATCTTTAAGTTTGTTACTAGGTCGGTTAAAATTCGATCAgcatttaaagaaatatgcATTTCATCGAATTCAAAGCAGTCTAATAACAAATAGAATAATTCATCTAAATGGGTATAATTAGTCAATAACcttttattgatttttctAATCATTAAAACCATTAATACGACATGGAGTTTCATATAATCTCTATCTTGAATAGTTTGCTTTAACTTGCCAATAatagatttaataataacagaAAATGATCCTACTAACTGCTTCATGCAGTGTATTAAAGTTGATTGAGCGGGGCGATGAATATCAGGATATATTGAAGTTGCCATTTCAAGTACATCTTTTAGAAGACCTATTTCCAATCTAGATGGTCGTCTGCTAGTAGATCTTAGTAAAACTCTTGTTTGATGATATGAGTTTGTCTTTACTGCAAATAAAGTTCTTGTGAATGGTTCCTCAACATGAGAAATTGATTGAATATTCTCGAAaaaatcttcattaataaatgcTGAGGCATCTTCCGTAAAAACAGTTTCTTGGCCGACATCAGTAAACCAAACTTTTAAACCATGTaacaatatttgaaatactGCAGTGTTATTTTCCTGATTCTTTAACAAGtatgtaaatattttatggAATAACAAGCCAACATCTGTTCTAATTTGGTGTACCTTGGAGTACAACggatttaaaattttctcaTCACTGGTTAGGCCAAAGAAATAATTGCAAGTATAAATATCCAAGTCTCTGAATACTATACCTGAACTCAAGAGAGAATTGGCATTGTTTTCTATGCTAGGAACAGGAGTATTAATTCCAGATGGAATTTGAGAAATTCCATCATCAGAGTCAAACAAAAGGTTAGAATCAGAATGATcatataattcaataataccATTGTCGCGTTCAGGAGAGGGAGCTTCTATATATTCGTTTTCGCCCTTATGAGAAAGATTCTGTTCTATGTCCACATCTAGTACATCAGTAGCACAATTCTTGTctcttaaattttttaataataataatttttccttGCAAAGGATagaattttctttcttagatttattttcattataatcAGGGTCAAATAATAAGCTTGCGCCAGATAAAGAATGGGTTAAAATTaacatatattttttaatttcatcacCAGAAGTAGTATCTTCTTTGgaattagataataatatttctaatttatcttgGCAGTAATctgtaatatatttaaaaatgctAATTGCAAATTCAATCTCGGAAGTAACTGGGACATGCCA contains the following coding sequences:
- the TUB2 gene encoding beta-tubulin (similar to Saccharomyces cerevisiae TUB2 (YFL037W); ancestral locus Anc_8.27) yields the protein MREIIHISTGQCGNQIGAAFWETICGEHGLDYNGNYHGTDDIQKARLGVYFNEASSGKYVPRSVNVDLEPGTIDTVKNSELGNLFRPDNYIFGQSSAGNVWAKGHYTEGAELVDSVMDVIRREAEGCDSLQGFQITHSLGGGTGSGMGTLLISKIREEYPDRMMATFSVVPSPKTSDTVVEPYNATLSVHQLVEYSDETFCIDNEALYDICQRTLKLQQPSYNDLNNLVSSVMSGVTTSLRYPGQLNSDLRKLAVNLVPFPRLHFFMVGYAPLTAMGSQSFRSLTVPELTQQMFDPKNMMAASDPRKGRYLTVAAFFRGKVSVKEVEDEMLKVQTRNSSYFVEWIPNNVQTSVCSVPPKGLDMSATFIGNSTSIQELFRRVGSQFSVMFKRKAFLHWYTTEGMDEMEFTEAEANMNDLVSEYQQYQEATVGDEDLNDEVYDNEPEPIPQQDQQMAESFE
- the TBLA0G03520 gene encoding uncharacterized protein (similar to Saccharomyces cerevisiae BLM10 (YFL007W); ancestral locus Anc_8.69) encodes the protein MTGLNIQAPIPMRANKILELKRQGNNKPRPSASSINLTSLRNEFSPNAIQRPQSSSPSLFNMMDSEEILEKRLKHYNLDFIKDPKEHMKNIYDPNSKWFGRQIKPNFIIENHLPYQTESHIEQAKYFCHILVNLYIAISSGDIEGLIQISSKDLAEFKNEIDSLALKTDLFRLTTEVDTDLNVLNDEIFNVDMETNDSNISSRGKITAMSATIINVNHWTNELRNCFNFDFPLSLRKLLAKVYYYLSLVQGQDINRSGFVEMFEFLVDRDDEGTDFTMLLKKDGLILDYKVLEDFFKDFLPSPDSDYDRYDLATKNDNELFKLLLKLGDAAKVFYDNDESKEIMSHMMDNLLSAVAPSTTSTILKIITFAVPFHYHSIHKFTDYFPFCFSLWSSVSPHVIIDTHMYDLMGAVSMDAYWRIARKDSTLNKQSVKFGDFGLFTEEQCTFMFNRLQGHLRTDVQIHSFTRSIRSFVYCINGKNSKPFFDKLTSLIRSIETFVHPSNVGPWTKPITLFINNFIKCYHERATKENLERKNPNCNTEYFLTKADHTHLADLFQGIIDIGSQSKSNVVASFFISTLSYILNLQPDNSDNIFKKVLYELYETLSGEYVNSRHRVISSLKTFTRIARYMTVDKTFRIHITHILSLLTTKIDTNDLVLTNAIFNSIISIVTFIPIKNMVSSGEYLTFESNTLPFIQQHFYSFMPNKDENNTPILDNEILLTTFRASSSIFKDILKTYIDKVYSFVDIDLDPAVVNKINQTTLIILESMDDDMFDYFTKQFLKLFWDNDVLTTSEPNYELLTVTLGALVRRKSDLCEELTKQLMFHVRDQISSGAGQSRSATEINQRDIKLVFYLSSLNDILRQSHEEILKIGKELIEFMIYVYDEISSPPLAVITSILVHSVISSLTTTEIRNFRLFEEDTSLSDEELWGGLQFDMRRFDDKFLNFNWHVPVTSEIEFAISIFKYITDYCQDKLEILLSNSKEDTTSGDEIKKYMLILTHSLSGASLLFDPDYNENKSKKENSILCKEKLLLLKNLRDKNCATDVLDVDIEQNLSHKGENEYIEAPSPERDNGIIELYDHSDSNLLFDSDDGISQIPSGINTPVPSIENNANSLLSSGIVFRDLDIYTCNYFFGLTSDEKILNPLYSKVHQIRTDVGLLFHKIFTYLLKNQENNTAVFQILLHGLKVWFTDVGQETVFTEDASAFINEDFFENIQSISHVEEPFTRTLFAVKTNSYHQTRVLLRSTSRRPSRLEIGLLKDVLEMATSIYPDIHRPAQSTLIHCMKQLVGSFSVIIKSIIGKLKQTIQDRDYMKLHVVLMVLMIRKINKRLLTNYTHLDELFYLLLDCFEFDEMHISLNADRILTDLVTNLKIPSAVSIIDDRLFDTFRPPDNSIDLQIKVVQKAKTNKRKKYFQTLVELQNKLLHILTTDSVNWKIKLIIIRYFSKIQSNYGIKTDNKVVESMFKQTYIRHPEIISLVLKSFLRIFQKIFALGDYDYNIRDIHASNTDINSVYEIATFAPSFPKSFENEMNNFESPSYFIDNKSFVGWLCWGRNIKVVSGSQHTFQFKTEEMEAMKTFGKLLTLEWLKEFIDDLIQDNEGKFSFSSGHISFFVILIFLIDQNYTTLKLEDLFDLCETHYDKYDKASLIMSVQLVASFLCASRYMSPGMLQKREMFLECFLPERLSGEINQDSFDIWRTLCWWIPTVVDVRRIPIFYKYFSRTSKFFDISSNAAANQAYRILLLKNMIGSTEYRSPDLQYLVKTLIFDHPYHQVREAVARLFTTIIQNFSHFSKENAKNLLTCENKNINGLGTPIKVIPSELDALIKTQFYEIIEELPNVLTLKPQDVLKTRFYYLSATMYSWTLEMAKGPNKVLLIPYIAGFIAPFLMELVKHKDFCSLAGIDPMKAYLGIAYMPIRKNDIPSMINLTCKSKLMVTSNQIRIQLGFVQHFFSSQLLQLNQAEKNGLLKYVVDNLYNAEYAEVRMKAGEVLSDIVHNLGRCDAVLELISEFDNLLKDHKKKERQILSKSDPKIHGAVIGLGAIISAFPYILPLPGWIPMQLSILSLWARTNGIAGSTAKNVISEFKKVRTDTWKFDQQVFTQDELQDLEGVLWRSYYA
- the MSH4 gene encoding MutS family protein MSH4 (similar to Saccharomyces cerevisiae MSH4 (YFL003C); ancestral locus Anc_8.73), which codes for MSEGNISNLLDTNIFDNTSRDYGTSDENSRAPTTTLCTSRQIVKNNSAAKLTTLKGNQINNKKRVDNSNTRNTFSKRINSSLLNPLIFSNTNSRLATQKQYNVATRNSKLASKQSKAINTNRNTAISTILNQNYPIICSIYENPKSIENKIGMSIVNYNTGELILSEFLDSQIFIRTINRLKIFNPIEILLSANSIKPIFSKLANLIKLNIDDSVKIIEINNLKLYNSEVGLQNITGYTMELTKESKSTNLNLNSEEYKFEDIKNKHFALMATSALIRYINDCLSKNNPAIYHKFKYFRIKLETIENTMLIDSKTIADLQLIENNTSSSSNKNIKNLTVCNYLDKTCTKMGKRCFRNNLLQPLINEKLINMRYEAVKELATLCDQDLEGENILEQLRAVLKEFHDLDKLFSKLLTVNSIGIQSTQKLNYLICLKTNLQAIDNLKNVLNRYADSLNSFILKEITKILNNEITQEIRVLIDSSLNDDCTWAHSPLDLQNQKCYAVRAGANGLLDISRQIYKKITDEILQEIEDLEENYSLTLDHSFDNTRGYYIRIKKTTILSNDDNLPSEFLNIVNKKNCIECNTLKVLKLNARLKEVISEIILISETVIEELLSNISNKISTLFMVSEAISILDLLTCFTNNLKTFNYCIPVLSDKIILKNSRHPILERELKDFIPNDVTSIRQTSSLQIITGYNMSGKSVLLKQIALLTIMSQMGSPIPADYAMMPIFKKLHTRICNENFEVNSSNFSFEMKEMAYFLDDITPETLLIIDELGRNSSIYDGFAISLAITEFLLQKKCTVFLSTHFQNIAHILKNKPSVLHLHMAADLSRDNKLKMKYTIGKEYNYVDNPGIKIVSNFFEPEIIEEAYNIAALLHLEKKSSNPSQCTEFEQNQILVKKLKMIHNLVEILKELLRQDDKELCLKTLQDTQLEFIKKFDL